One Methylocystis iwaonis genomic window, GAGACAGGCTGGCGGGGCCCGCCTCTGCGTGAGGGGCTGGGACGAGGGGTATTAGTCCCTTTCGAGGCTGTAACGATCTGACGTTGTGAGCCCTGATGCCTCCCCTTTACGGCTAGGTCGGCGGCCAAAGGCCATCGGGTGGGGCTCACGCAGCGCCGTCATTGCGAGGAGGCGGAGCCGACGAAGCAATCCAGGGCCGCATCGCTGCCCTGGATTGCTTCGCTTCGCTCGCAATGACGGTCTGAGTAAAACCAGCGCTTTTGTGGCTCTGGATTGCCGGTCGGGCTTGCAGCCCGCCGGGAATGACAAGCCCCCATGCGAGCGGTTCAAACGGCAATAATATTACTTGATGATCAGTCGCCCATCCACTACAGGCGCAATCGTCCCCGCCTTCTCGATCGCCTCCATCACCACCGTCGACAGCAGCGGCGCCTCGTCTTCGGTGACGAGCGGCTTGCCGCGCGTAAAGGCCTCATAGCCGTCCTTGCCGGCGGCGAGATAGTCGTTGGTCGCGACCTTATAGAGGCGCGCGTCGTCGAGCGGCGCGCCGCCGATGTCGATCGTGGCAATGCGCGATCCGGGGACAGCGTCGCGCCGCGCGACGATGCGGGCGCCCGACAGTTGCGGGAAGCGGCCCGCGTCCTTGCCGAGCTTCCAGAGGCCGCTTTCGAGGGCCGCGCGCAGATCGGCGCCGCGCAGTTCCAGCGTGATGAGCTTATTGTTGAAGGGAAGCGCCGCCACGACCATTTTGCGCGCGAGCTTCGTTCCGGGCGAAAGGACCGTATCGCTGCGAATGCCGCCGCCATTGATCAGTGCGACGTCCGCGCCGGTCCTGGCGCGCATGGCGTCGGCGATGAAATCGCCGATCGCCGTCTCCTGGCTGCGCACGGACGATTTGCGCGCATCGAGCTCGGTCTGCGTGGCGCCGATGATCTGATCGAGATCTTTGTCCATGCTCGCGCGATATTCCGCGACGCGGGCTGCGACAGCGGAGTCAGGCGTGGCGTCGGCGGTGTCGATGATGCGGAACTTCGGCGTCCAGCGCACCTTGCGAGCGCCGGCGTCGGACGCCGAGATTGTCAGATCGACCGCGACGATTTGCGCGCCGTCGGCCTGCGTTTCGGCAATCGCCGCGCGGCCGTCATAAGCGACGAACAGATTATGGTCGTGGCCGGAGAGCACAATGTCGATCGCGCCCGTCTTGGCGAGGCGCAAATCGTCCCGCCACTCCGAATGAGTCACGACAACGATAAGATCGGCGCCGTCGTCACGCAGCCGCTGCGCCTGCTGCTGCGCGGCGTCTATGGCCGGCGAGATTTGCAGCGACCCGGTGTTGGAGCGCTTGGCGGATTCATCCTCCGTGAGGCCGAAGACGCCGATTTTCACGCCATCGACGTCGAAAATCTTGCTATCCGAAAAGCCGGGCAGGGGCTTGCCGGCGCCGTCGCGCAGATTGGCGGCGAGGCGTAAAGCCTGCAACTCCGACATGCGCTTGCGAAACACGTCCTCGCCGAAATCGAATTCGTGATTGCCCGGGGTGAAGACGTCGATCTTTGTGCGATTGATGAGATCGATGATATGCGCGCCCTTGTCGAGGCTGGACATGAGCGAGGGCGAGATGGTGTCGCCCGCAAGCGCGACGAGGACATTCTTGGTCTTCGCACGCTCGGCGCTAAGGACGCCGGCGACGCGCGCAAAGCCGCCGCGCCCGTTCGTCTCCGCCATTTCGTAAATGTCGCTGAAAACGAGGAGCGTGGCGTCGACCGTGCGTTCGGCGGCTTGCGCGGGCAAGGCGGCGAGGAAAAGGGCAAAGGGGAGAGCGTGACGAATCTTCATGCCCCGCATGTTTGCGCGCTTCAAATGACACGGGCAATACGCGCCTGATACCATTTCCGTTTGATAGCTCCCGAAAGGCTCGATCGGGAATCCAGAGCCGCAAGAGCGCTGGTTTCGCTCAGGGCCGTCATTGCGAGCGAAGCGAAGCAATCCAGGGCGGCGATGCGACGCTGGATTGCTTCGTCGGCTCCACCTCCTCGCAATGACGGCGTTAAATCCGATCGCACGATCGTCAGGATCAACACCGAACCAATCAAGCGGAACCCGTGTGAGAACGATAAAAAGAAACGGCGCCCGTGGGCGCCGCTCCAACTTTTGCTTGGGGACAGATCAGCAATCGTCAGTAATTGTAAGCGCGTTCGCCGTGATCCGTGATGTCCAGGCCCTCGCGCTCCTGATCGGGCGCCGGACGCAGGCCGACCACGAGGTCGACGACCTTGTAGAGGATCGCAGAGCCAATGCCCGAGAAGAGCAGCGTCGCGACGACCGCCGTGCCCTGCGCCTTCATCTGGGCCACCATATCATACGTGCCGGCGTAGCTCTCGAGATTGGTGTAGTCGGTGATGCCGACGCCGCCGAAGTCGGGGTTGACCAGCAGGCCGGTCGCCAGAGCGCCGGTGATGCCGCCGATGCAGTGGACGCCGAAGACGTCGAGCGCGTCGTCATAGCCGACCTTCTTCTTGATCACATCGACGAAGAAGAGGCAGATCGGGGAGACGGCGAGGCCGAGGACGATCGAGCCCATCGGGCCAGCGAAGCCGGAGGCCGGCGTCACCGCGACGAGGCCGGCGACCGCGCCGGTGATGAGGCCGAGCAGCGAGGGCTTGCCCTTGATCAGCCACTCCACGATCATCCACGACAGCGCCGCGGCGGCGGTCGCAACCATGGTGTTGACGAAAGCGAGCGCCGTCGTGCCATTGGCTTCGAGGTTGGAGCCGGCGTTGAAGCCGAACCAGCCGACCCACAGCAGCGAGGCGCCGACCATCGAGAGCGTCAGCGAATGCGGCGCGAGCGCTTCCTTGCCATAGCCGATGCGCTTGCCCACGATGATGGCGCCGACGAGGCCCGCGATGCCCGCGTTGATATGGACGACCGTGCCGCCCGCGAAGTCCAGCGCGCCCTTGCCGGCGAGCCAGCCGACATTGCCGGCGATCTCGTCGATCTTCGCCTGAGCGGCCGCCTTGGCGGCTTCGTCGGGCGCGGCGGCGAGCTGCGTCGCGGCGTCGACCAGCGCGTTCGGATCGGCGACGCCCCACACCCAATGCGCGACCGGGAAGTAGATGAAGGTGACCCACAGCGCCGTGAAGAGCAGCACCGCCGAGAACTTCATGCGCTCGGCGAAGGCGCCGATGATGAGGGCCGGGGTGATCATGGCGAAGGTCATCTGGAAGACGAAGAAGGCGAATTCCGGAATGACATGGCCGGGGGTGAAGGTCGGCGCGTTGGCGGCGCCGGTCACGCCCTTCAGGAAGAGCTTGTTGAAGCCGCCGACATAATGGTTGAGCGAGCCGCCGTCGCCGAAGGCGAAGGAATAGCCATAGACTGCCCAGATCACGCCGACGAGCGACACGATCGCGAAGGTCTGCGAGAGCACGGCCGCCATGTTCTTCGTGCGCACGAGGCCGCCGTAGAACAAAGCGAGGCCCGGGATCGACATCATCAGCACGAGCAGCGAGGAGGTCAGCATCCAGGCGGTGTCGCCGGGGTTGGGCGTGGGATCATTGCCAGCGAAGGCCGATCCCGCCGTCGCAACGAGCGCCGCTCCCGCGAGGGTCGAAGCCGCGAACGCGCTCCGAGACGAAGGAAGTTTCATGTAGAAAAGCTCCTGGTTTTCGGGAGGATGGCGATCAGAGCGCGTCGGCGTCGGACTCGCCGGTGCGGATGCGGATGGCGCGTTCGAGCGGGCTGACGAAGATTTTGCCGTCGCCGATCTGGCCGGTGCGCGCCGTGGAGGTGATCGCGTCGACGACCTTTTCGACGAGGTTTGCGGGGACGGCGACCTCGACCTTGAGCTTCGGCAAGAAACTGATGGCGTATTCGGCCCCGCGATAGATTTCCGTGTGCCCCTTCTGCCGTCCATAGCCCTTGACTTCCGTCACGGTGAGGCCGTGCACGCCGATATTCGTCAGCGCGTCCCGGACCTCATCGAGCTTGAACGGCTTGATGATCGCTGTCACGATTTTCATCTGCCAATCCTGTTTGTTATCGACCCCTTGGACGGGCGCCGCTCACTCTAAGCGGAACGCCGCAGCGGCGCGGTCGTTTGGAGAGAGCGCTGGCGCGCCCGCCGCCATTGCTATCAAAAGCCGTGCCAGCGAGCGCCATCCTTGAAATCACGGGGTTTTGTATGAAATAGGCGCGACTCTCGCCTGGGCCGCGACGTCGGCCTCGATCGCTTGCGCCAACGGAAAAGCTTGGAGTTTGCGGGAACTGCGGGCGAAGAGCCGGATAGAAGGGCAAATGCGACAGGCGCCCGAGAAATAAGCAGGCGCCTAAATATTGGTGCGCAGGCGGATGAGGCCTTCCTGTGCCGCGGATGCGAGCAGCCGGCCGTCGCGCGCATAAATGCGGCCGAAGGTCAGGCCGCGCGCATGCGAGGCCGCAGGGCTCTCCTGGACATAGAGCAGCCAGTCGTCGACGCGCGGCGGCTCGTGAAACCACAGCGCATGATCGAGGCTCGCGACCTGGATCTTCGGATCGAAAATATTGCGGCCGTGCACGACGAGCGCCGTATTGAGCAGCGTCATATCGGAGAGATAGGCGAGGACCGCCGTGTGGATCGCCTCGTCGTCGGGAAGCGGGCTTTGCACCCGGAACCAGATCTTTTGGCCGGCGGCGTTGGGCGCGACGAGCGTTTCCGGGGCGACGATGCGCATGTCGAGCGCACAGGCGCGCGCCATCCAATTCGCGGCCGGTTGCGGCAGAAAGGCGCGGAATCGGTCGACGAGATCGTGAATGGGCTCCAGGCACTCGGGGGCCGGCGTCTGCGGCATGGCGAGCGCGTGCGAAAACCCTTCCTCGCGGCGCTGATAGGAGGCGGCGAGCGAAAAAATCGGCCGCCCGCGCTGCGTCGCGACGCAGCGGCGCGTGGCGAAGCTCTTGCCGTCGCGGATGCGCTCCACGAAAAAGTCGATGGGAATTTGCGGGTCGCCCGCCAGGATGAAATAGGCGTGCAGCGAATGCACCGGGCGGTCGGGCTCGACGGTTCGCGTCGCGGCGACGAGCGATTGCGCCACGACCTGTCCGCCATAGAGGTGTCTGCCCGCGGAGGCCGGACTATGCCCCCGAAAGCGGTCTTCTCCCAGCGTCTCCAGATCGAGGAGCGTGACGATTTCGCGGGCGGGCGCGTCATCCATTGCGGATGCGCCGCCTCAGTCGATTGGCCGCGCCTCCTCGGGCAGCATGATCGGTATGCCGTCGCGGATCGGATAGGCGAGTCGCGCCGAGCGGGAAATCAGCTCCTGGCGAGTGCGGTCATATTCGAGCGTCGTCTTCGTCAGCGGGCAGACGAGAATCTCCAAAAGGCGCGGATCGACTTTCGTCGCCTCGGGCGCGCTGGTTTCCTGGCTCTCGGCGCCGGCCTCGATGTTCTCGCTCATCTCGCGTTTTCCCGTGTTCGAGCGACTGCGCTCAGTGCCATTGTTGTCCTTCGCCGTCGCCAAGCGCCATGTCGAGCTTCGCGAGGGTGACGAGCGTTTCCGCCCGGGTCTTGAGGTCGATGGCCTCGATGAGCGCCTGTTTCTCATTGGCGCCGAACGGGGACATCATCGCCAGCGCGTTGACCAGCGTTTCGGTGGGCGCGGCGTCTATGCTCGCCCAGTCGATCTCGAGTTTCGAATAATCGGCGAAATTACGCAACATCCCCACCATGGCCTCGCGATCCACGGCGCTTTCGCCGGCCCCGGGCAGAAGATCGGCCTCGAAGCCGTCATAGCTCACGTGGAATTGGCGGTAGGGGGTCGTGGACGGCAGCTCGTCGCCGAGACGAAAGCGCGAGATGCCGGAGAGGGTGACGAGATAGCGCCCATCCCCCGTCTCGGAGAAACGGGTCAGACGTCCGGCGCAGCCGACCTGGAAAAGGCGCGGCGTCACGGTGGCGCCGTCGCCTCCCGGGAGAGGCTGGATCATGCCGATTAGACGATTGCTCGCGATCGCCGCGTCCACCATGGCCACATAACGCGGCTCGAAAATATTGAGCGGCAGCTCTCCACGCGGCAGCAACACAGCGCCCGTCAACGGAAAAACAGGAAGGCTTCCCGGTAGTTGGGCGATGTCCGAATAGGGGCTGTTGATGCTCATGGCGGATGCGCGGCGGATTTGGGTTACCGCCTCTCCTATTTAAGAATAAAGCAGGGTCGAGAGTCGGCGGCGCGCGGCGACGGCCGCTTTGTCCATCGGTCCCCAGGCTTCGAAGAACTGGACGAGCTGCTTCCTGGCCCCATCGTCGTTCCAACTACGGTCGCGCCGGATGATTTCAAGAAGCGCGTTGGCCGCTTCTTCACGCCGGTCTTTGGCGTTGAGCGCAAGAGCGAGATCGAAATAGGCCTGAAGGTCGTTCGGGTCGAAGTTGATGCGGTTCTTGAGATCTTCGGTTTCGCCCAGATCCTGCGCGGCGACCGCGTTTTCGATCGCGGCGGCGGCGGCGGCGACGTCCGAATCCTTACGGGCGGATTCTGGCAAACGGTCCAGCACCGCGCGCGCCTCGTCTAACTGCCCGGCCGCAACGTAAAGCCGCGACAGCAAAGCGAAGGCCTTCGGATTGACAGGCTCCTGGCTGGTGAGCTCGGAGAGCAGCGCGTGGGCCGAGGCGACGTCGCCCGCCTCGATCAGCTCCTGAACGGCTTCCATCGCGTCCGCCGCGTCCTCGATCGGCCCCACCAGCCGCTCGAGGAAACCTTTGATCTGGCTTTCAGGCAGGGCGCCGGCGAAGCCGTCCACCGGGCGGCCGCGCTGGAAGGCGACGACGGCGGGGATCGACTTGATGCCGAGCTGATCGGCGATTTCGGGTTCGGCGTCGATGTTCATTTTGACGAGCTGGACCTTGCCGCCCGTCGCGGCGACGAGCCGCTCGAGGACGGGCGCGAGCTGCTTGCAAGGGCCGCACCAGGGCGCCCAAAAGTCCACGAGAACGACCTTGCGCAAGGAAGCTTCGAGGACGTCCATGCGAAAACGCGCCACCGTCGTCTCGATCGGCCCCGTCGCTTCCGCCGCCTTGTTTGCGAACTCCACCATGCGCCGCTCCCCTCTCGCTCTTCTTATTCCGCCTGTCTGACGAAGGTCAGATAGACCGGACGGCGTCCCGCCGCCATCGCTTTCGCCTCATATTTGGTTTGCGTCCAGCCCTCCCAAGGCGCCCGCCAATCCTGCGCCGTTTCCGCCTGCCAGCGGAAAGCGTCGCAGACGCGCAGACGCGCCAGCGTCCAGGCCGCGTAATCGTCGATGTCGGTCGCAAAGCGCAGCTCGGCCCCCGGTTGCATGACGCGGGCCAGCCGGGCGAGATTCTCGGGCGAGACGAAGCGGCGCTTGCGATGGCGGCGCTTCGGCCAGGGGTCGGGGTAGAAGAGATAGACGCGGGAAAGGCTCGCGTCGGGCAGCCGGTCCAGCACCTCGGCGGCGTCGCCGCGATAGAGGCGGACATTGGTCAAGCCGCGCGCCTCGATGCCGGCAAGCAGCTTCGCCATGCCGTTGATGAAGGGCTCGCAGCCGAAGAAATCCACGTCGGGCTCGCGCGCGGCGGCCTCGATGAGATGCTCGCCGCCGCCGAAGCCGATCTCGAGCCGGGTGCCACGGCCGGGCCGCAGGGGCAGGGGGGCGGAAAGATCGAGCGCGAGCTTTGGCAGGAGATCGGCGATGAGCTCCGATTGATGCTGGCGCAGGGCCTTGCCTTTGGAGCGGCCGTAGAGGCGACGGTGTGGCGGGTTCTCGGTCATTGCGCCGAGATAGCCGTGGCGGGCGTGGAATGGAAGAGCCCGGAAGAAGGCGCGAGAGCTGGGGCCGCTAGGATCTATCGAAAAAGAGTGGCGGAGCCGCGTCTATTTTGCGAACTTCATCGCGGCGAAAAGGAACCCTGCGAGCGCGATCTGCGTTACGATGAGCCATCTGACGATGTCGACCTTGAGATCGGCGATCGCTTCTTTGAGATCGCTTTTTGTCACGAGCTGAGAAGCGTCTATCTCGCGTAACGCTTCAACCACGCCTGTGGCTTGCTCCTCGGTGAAGCCGCGTTTTCGCAAAAGCTGCGCGACAGCCAGAGTGTCGATCGTGAAGGCGCTCATAGACAAAGAATAGGTCCAAGGTTCAAAGCAAGCAATTCTTCTCCCATGGAGAAAGGGCCTCTCGCCAATGCGAAAGGCCCTCGTTTCCGGTCAGGCGAAATGCGACTTCAGCGCATCCACGAGGTCCGTCTTCTCCCAGGAGAAGCCGCCGTCGGTCTCCGGCGCGCGGCCGAAATGGCCGTAGGAGGAGGTGCGGGCGTAGATCGGACGGTTGAGCTGGAGATGCTCGCGAATGCCGCGCGGCGTCAGGCGCATGATCTGCGGCAGAACCGCCTCCAGCTTGTCCTCCGCGACATTGCCCGTGCCATGCAGGTCGACATAGATCGACAGCGGCTCGGCGACGCCGATGGCGTAGGCGAGCTGCAGCGTGCAGCGGTCGGCAAGGCCGGCTGCGACGATGTTCTTGGCGAGATAGCGCGCGGCGTAAGCGGCCGAACGGTCGACCTTGGTC contains:
- a CDS encoding bifunctional metallophosphatase/5'-nucleotidase, whose amino-acid sequence is MKIRHALPFALFLAALPAQAAERTVDATLLVFSDIYEMAETNGRGGFARVAGVLSAERAKTKNVLVALAGDTISPSLMSSLDKGAHIIDLINRTKIDVFTPGNHEFDFGEDVFRKRMSELQALRLAANLRDGAGKPLPGFSDSKIFDVDGVKIGVFGLTEDESAKRSNTGSLQISPAIDAAQQQAQRLRDDGADLIVVVTHSEWRDDLRLAKTGAIDIVLSGHDHNLFVAYDGRAAIAETQADGAQIVAVDLTISASDAGARKVRWTPKFRIIDTADATPDSAVAARVAEYRASMDKDLDQIIGATQTELDARKSSVRSQETAIGDFIADAMRARTGADVALINGGGIRSDTVLSPGTKLARKMVVAALPFNNKLITLELRGADLRAALESGLWKLGKDAGRFPQLSGARIVARRDAVPGSRIATIDIGGAPLDDARLYKVATNDYLAAGKDGYEAFTRGKPLVTEDEAPLLSTVVMEAIEKAGTIAPVVDGRLIIK
- a CDS encoding acyl-CoA thioesterase, with protein sequence MDDAPAREIVTLLDLETLGEDRFRGHSPASAGRHLYGGQVVAQSLVAATRTVEPDRPVHSLHAYFILAGDPQIPIDFFVERIRDGKSFATRRCVATQRGRPIFSLAASYQRREEGFSHALAMPQTPAPECLEPIHDLVDRFRAFLPQPAANWMARACALDMRIVAPETLVAPNAAGQKIWFRVQSPLPDDEAIHTAVLAYLSDMTLLNTALVVHGRNIFDPKIQVASLDHALWFHEPPRVDDWLLYVQESPAASHARGLTFGRIYARDGRLLASAAQEGLIRLRTNI
- a CDS encoding ammonium transporter, which gives rise to MKLPSSRSAFAASTLAGAALVATAGSAFAGNDPTPNPGDTAWMLTSSLLVLMMSIPGLALFYGGLVRTKNMAAVLSQTFAIVSLVGVIWAVYGYSFAFGDGGSLNHYVGGFNKLFLKGVTGAANAPTFTPGHVIPEFAFFVFQMTFAMITPALIIGAFAERMKFSAVLLFTALWVTFIYFPVAHWVWGVADPNALVDAATQLAAAPDEAAKAAAQAKIDEIAGNVGWLAGKGALDFAGGTVVHINAGIAGLVGAIIVGKRIGYGKEALAPHSLTLSMVGASLLWVGWFGFNAGSNLEANGTTALAFVNTMVATAAAALSWMIVEWLIKGKPSLLGLITGAVAGLVAVTPASGFAGPMGSIVLGLAVSPICLFFVDVIKKKVGYDDALDVFGVHCIGGITGALATGLLVNPDFGGVGITDYTNLESYAGTYDMVAQMKAQGTAVVATLLFSGIGSAILYKVVDLVVGLRPAPDQEREGLDITDHGERAYNY
- a CDS encoding LON peptidase substrate-binding domain-containing protein produces the protein MSINSPYSDIAQLPGSLPVFPLTGAVLLPRGELPLNIFEPRYVAMVDAAIASNRLIGMIQPLPGGDGATVTPRLFQVGCAGRLTRFSETGDGRYLVTLSGISRFRLGDELPSTTPYRQFHVSYDGFEADLLPGAGESAVDREAMVGMLRNFADYSKLEIDWASIDAAPTETLVNALAMMSPFGANEKQALIEAIDLKTRAETLVTLAKLDMALGDGEGQQWH
- the trmB gene encoding tRNA (guanosine(46)-N7)-methyltransferase TrmB, which produces MTENPPHRRLYGRSKGKALRQHQSELIADLLPKLALDLSAPLPLRPGRGTRLEIGFGGGEHLIEAAAREPDVDFFGCEPFINGMAKLLAGIEARGLTNVRLYRGDAAEVLDRLPDASLSRVYLFYPDPWPKRRHRKRRFVSPENLARLARVMQPGAELRFATDIDDYAAWTLARLRVCDAFRWQAETAQDWRAPWEGWTQTKYEAKAMAAGRRPVYLTFVRQAE
- a CDS encoding Trm112 family protein, whose amino-acid sequence is MSENIEAGAESQETSAPEATKVDPRLLEILVCPLTKTTLEYDRTRQELISRSARLAYPIRDGIPIMLPEEARPID
- a CDS encoding P-II family nitrogen regulator, which gives rise to MKIVTAIIKPFKLDEVRDALTNIGVHGLTVTEVKGYGRQKGHTEIYRGAEYAISFLPKLKVEVAVPANLVEKVVDAITSTARTGQIGDGKIFVSPLERAIRIRTGESDADAL
- the trxA gene encoding thioredoxin, with amino-acid sequence MVEFANKAAEATGPIETTVARFRMDVLEASLRKVVLVDFWAPWCGPCKQLAPVLERLVAATGGKVQLVKMNIDAEPEIADQLGIKSIPAVVAFQRGRPVDGFAGALPESQIKGFLERLVGPIEDAADAMEAVQELIEAGDVASAHALLSELTSQEPVNPKAFALLSRLYVAAGQLDEARAVLDRLPESARKDSDVAAAAAAIENAVAAQDLGETEDLKNRINFDPNDLQAYFDLALALNAKDRREEAANALLEIIRRDRSWNDDGARKQLVQFFEAWGPMDKAAVAARRRLSTLLYS